The Balaenoptera ricei isolate mBalRic1 chromosome 9, mBalRic1.hap2, whole genome shotgun sequence genome segment cggcatgtgggatcttcccagaccagggctcgaacccgtgtcccctgcattggcaggcagattctcaaccactgtgccaccagggaagcccggagatAAGACATTTTTtaacacttaaaatataaatgcacATTTATTCACCAAACATTTGATGTAAGACCAAGACCTTTTAGTTTGAATGTGTTTCAATTTTTCTTCCTTACGTAAACTGCACAAAAATGTATAGTCTGTTTCAATTtcttaaagataaaacaaaaacctaagtGCCGACCACCTAAATatagatggattttttttaatgtttgcactCTAATTTGTTACAGCATATTTTTTAGCAACCTATCTCTACTGACATTTTACTTGAGTTTTTCCAAggcttttaatatacttttcctAAGAACAATAGCTATTTTTATAAatgctctttcttcttttgcattcGTATTTCATTAgttaacatacatataatttaatTACACTATCACAATAATAAGTACAATGGGCATTCATTTAACAGCCTGTCAGTAAGTACATGTTACCACAAGGATAACAGAAGTACCTGGGTGTCTTAGAAGGTAGCCTAGTGTCTACTTTGTTCTGTCAACAGTCAGTGAGTATCACGAAGGGAATGGAGAACATTAATTAATCCTGAAAGTGATTAGGTAAAGGTCAGTTAAGAGAGCTTCCCTTGTCACTGGTAGAGCTAACCCACAGTGCCAGGCCCAGGTTATATGCAGAAAACAGATGAGACTATAAAATTGGACACTGAAGCCTGACTGAACATCTTTAGATGTCACCATGCCTGTAAAGCACCAATTATATGGCTgggtttttataaaaataaaatcaagtaatATGTATGAGAATaccttaaaaattataaagcttgTGTGAGGGATAATTATTACTCTACATTTTTATAGAAGCTTTGGTTGTAAAATGGCTCCTTTCTGGTTCTAATTCATTGTCTAGAACAGGGGATGGAAAATTTATCctctaaagggccagatagtaattATTTCAAGCTTTGTGAGCATAAAGTCTCTCACAAttattcaactctgccattgtagcatgaaagcagacATAGACAATATGTATATGAAAGAGCACGACTGCATCCAATgaaactttattgacaaaaacaGGATGCAGGCTATAGTTTGTCTACCCCTGATCTAGAATATGGAAAATCAATTTATCACAGAATCACATCTGAAAGGGACCATAATTGGGAAAGCTTCATTTTAAGTGTTCTTAAGGGACTTTCTCTTTGTAGATTTCAGAAAGGGGAAGTATCAATTGTTTTAATTCTATTATATTATATGTAGGCACTGAAAATATCAGAATATTACATATTACACGTTAGAAGGATAGTAATACCTCATGAAACCTTTGTTGCTGTTATATGTACAAAGAGCGCACTGGATcacaacagaaaacacatttctTATGGCAGATGCATTTGAAAAAGTGGGAAAGCCACAGATTTGCAGATACAGCACTGAACTGAGAGAGGAGACCTAGGACTCATCTTCTAAACACCGCATGCTCTTGGGCAAGTAGCAGGAACTCTGAAGCTTTGGTTATAAAAAGGCTCTGAGGACCTTTCCAGCTCATGGCTAGAATAAACTTAGGGCGTGGCTTAGCAAATGAAAGCTAATACCTGGAAGCATATTGAATTCTATGAAGTTGCCATTTTTGTGTATGAAAAACATTCAGAAATTTGtacttctttcttctttgctgGGTCAAAATAGTATGgtcagaagggaaaaaatatagtAAAGAGCTATCGTTGAGGTATATATgttgagaaaatgaaatgaagaacaCACAGTCTCTTAACTGtcagtgaaaaataaaaccaaacaaaactagCAAATACAAAAAGTGAAGCATTTCTACAGACGTGTGGTAGTGATTTACTTCATATGTGCTTTTAATTAATCATATttacaaaaaaatcatatttgtagaTATAAAAATGCCAACAGAGCATGAATTATTCTAGTTGTGCTAtcaaattattcttttctttctacttttttatatataaaattaaggtttttttgtattgatttttttatctTCTACAGTCAGAACTTTCTCCGGCTTTTGTGTAAGAATGGCAGTTGAGGTAGTAAATGATACCTAACAAGACTTTCTAAATCAGAAGTTATAAAATGTTGATCAAAGCAAGAAGAATCAGACCTGTcatggtgttttctttcttttttatttttttaatgcttctaaGTGGATGTGCACTCCTAAGATGACAACAGATTGTAcattttccatagttttgcctggCAGCATTCTTACTCCAACTTACATACTTCTGTTACCTGCTTTAGCCCTATATACATTCAAGCTTTTAACTTTCTCAAAGATATAAGTTcttcaaagaaaattattttgtagaAAATGAAAAGCCAGTATCAACATTCACTCCTTAGGTATGTCTTTGTATGTGTTAGTATTTATAGTATAATGTCATATATAATGTTTTTTAATGCCTAACTGCATGAAATTATCTTGGAAGAGAGGTAAACATCTCTTTAATATATTTGGaaaacttgaaatattttaagaagaaacCTCATATATTAAAATGGCTTTAAATAGAGTGAACTCTTAAACATTTAGTGAAATGACATCAAGTAGATATTGTAGCAAAACCCCTTGTGTGTTTtctatcacaattttttttttaacatctttattggagtataattgctctacaatggtgtgttagtctctgttttataacaaagtgaatcagccatacatatatatatatatccccatatctcctccctcttgcgtctccctcccaccctccctatcccacccctctaggtggtcacaaaacactgagctgatctccctgtgctatgcggctgcttcccactagctatctattttacatttggtaatgtatatatgtcaatgctactctctcacttcatcccggcttacccttcccctcccagtgtcctcaaatccattctctacgtctgcgtctttattcctgtcctgcccgaagttcttcagaaccatttttttttttttagattccatatatatgtgttagcatacggtatttgtttttctttttctgactgacttcattctgtatgagaaaaccataattcaaaaagagtcatgtaccacaatgttcattgcagctctatttacagtagccaggacatggaagcaacctaagtatccatcaacagatgaatggataaagaagatgtggcacatatatacaatggaatattactcagccataaaaagaaatgaaattgagttatttgtagtgaggtggatggatctaccACAACTTTGAAGGTTTATTTTAGACCTAAATAAACAGTACCTTAAACTTCAAAGTTGACTAGGGTGATTGTTTTCATCCTATTCCTTCTGTCCTTCAAGTTTTTCTTCCcatgagaagaaataaaacaaaattaaggcCTTTAGGCTCCTGTTGCTGCTTAGAGTTTTAACTCAGGAGTTCACTACACTTTTAAGAGACAGATAACTTCTTGGTTTAATGACAAAAGTAGCctcttttccctctacccttcccaCCACTAGATAAATCACTGTGCTTGGAAAGATAACAACAGCTGTATGGCCCCAGAGAACTGACAAAGCAGTTTCAAGCTTGAGACAGACGTGGCAATGGTTTGGTGCTTTTCAGTAGAAGATGGCTTATTCCAGCATTCTCACCTAATAAGCATTTTCACCTGTGGTAGAATAATGTATCTTCCTTTAATTTGTTACAGCTAATGGAATTGTCGTCTAACCTGAACTTCCAATGAGGCACATGCCAGTCAGGTTTTTCATAAACTACATTTTCCCACTTCTGAACacttaataaatacatattaagttCCATGAATTTCGTGTAGATCACGTAAACCAAAAATACATGCAGTGTAATGTCCTTTAAAATTTTCCCTACAAGTTTACTTTCTGTTGTATTAAAAGAAATCTCATGATTCTAAATGGAAAATTCATCCAAATTTTTCAACAGCTCTGATTAACTTTTAGCAATCAGTTTGGCCCTATTCTCCATACATATTATGAATTGTCAGATAGTATTAAATTTATTGATGTATGTTTTTAGATATTAAACTCAGTAGCCTGTTCTGTAATTCCAGATTTATCATCTCTCCTgtctaaaaataagttttaataaaatattttttctatgctACAGTCTGAAGATTATTGGCAATGTTCAACTGTATTTACTTATTGTACACTTACTTAAAAATAGATatccagcttttaaaaaaaatgttgatgcTTTTTGTGCAGAAAAATTTGCCTAATGATTCTAGAAAGTTTTGCTCTATTGCATAAAGTGATGTTGCCAAACTCCGATTTGTTTCACAATTACTCAGGATCACCATTCAGGagggactttattttatttttttcctagaagCATAAAAGCAACCTTATAGAAAGTAGGTTAAAAGATTGGTACATTTGAAATGATCTTAAAAAATttaggcttaagtcctcagtaatgTACATTTCCTCATTCATTAATGCAGAAATACCGCACATAGATTTTAATCTCGGagttaataataaaagcaattttcactaaaaatataaaaactgtaaTGGTAGAATCATGATATTGCATTTAGCTCTCCCACAAAAAGTCACTTTATTACTTTCTTTTGACACTTATTTTCATTCTGGGATTAATTTTACTATATAAGGGCTTCTTAACTATTCtattaaaatttctattcagaAGCAATAATATCTAAGAGTGAATAATAGTCATGTAAATCATTATTTCATATTAATGTGAAAGATTTTGTAAGTTCTTATGAATTCTGCTGACATGCACAATTGTGAAAAGGTTATCTCTCCTTTCTACAGTGATACGCGCTGGAACAAAGGAACCATTCTAAAAGCATCAGTGGAGTACATCAAGTGGCTACAAAAAGAACAACAGAGAGCTCGAGAATTAGAACACAGACAGAAGAAATTAGAGCAGGCTAACAGGCGCCTTCTACTCCGGATTCAGGTTTTTATAAGAACGTTGCCATGAACCATGTAGCTTACATATGACATCCATCATCAGTTTTATTCATtggtctcatttatttttttctcattaacaattattttttcttcccaagGATAATTTTATTGCCTTTTAGAAGTTCATGAATTAGATTGATTCAATTAGGTTTTGATTAGAAATCTAGGATCAAgttggctttaaaaatatataatgaatgaTAACTGATTGCAAGATGCAGAAAATAGAACCAATTttataaacacacaaatattatcccagtcaaaaaataataataagcagaACCTTTGTTTCTCTGGATAATATTGGACATTAAATTCTCCTCTCCCCCTTTTATTTCTATAGTAACATTGCTATGGATTTCATTGCCTTAAGGCATATTTTGCCAGTTTATATTGTCACTCCTCATCTGTTCATGTGACACAAAATCTCAAAATATAGGTTTTCATAAGcctcaagattttttctttaatatgtgaGCAAGCTTACTGCCAGGTAAAACACTCCTGTTTCCATGAAATGGACCTATAGAGAGAAATTAATCAGAAAGAATGAGTGGAAGATTTCCACTATCTCCAAATAGTTGTACTGTAGCCTGAGCCACTATGGGACCATTATATGTCATGTATTCCTTTAACAAACAatctgagtattttttaaaaatctgagtatTTTCCTCAGGGTTATTTTTCAGGCATTAGAAATATACCACACTCTGTTATTTGcaaagaatatttataatatgtattacTCTTCATTTTGAGtgcttgttaatattttaaatctatttgtgGCTTATTCTCTAGAGTTGATTttactttcaaagtcattattTAATTATTCTTGTTTGAAATTGCAGGAACTAGAAATACAGGCTCGTGCTCATGGTCTGCCAACCCTGGCTTCACTTGGCACAGTTGATTTAGGTGCTCACATCACCAAACAACAGGCCCATCTTGAGCAGAATTCAGTAGACTATTGCCAACAATTGGTTCTGTCTCAGGGGACAAGCCCTGAGCTCTGTGATCAAGCTATGGCCTTCTCTGATCCTTTGTCACACTTCACAGATTTATCATTTAGTGCGGCTTTGAAAGAGGAACAAAGATTGGATGACATGCTACTGGATGACACAATATCTCCGTTTGGAACAGATCCTCTGCTATCTGCCACTTCCCCTGCAGTTTCCAAAGAGAGCAGTAGGAGAAGTAGCTTTAGCTCAGATGATGGTGAtgagttataaaaaataaacaggctCAATTCATCAACTGGGAATCAATTCTATGCTGGTGCTATGCAATTAAGTTCTGTGTTTCATATATTGCTTTGGCTCAATTTTTCTGAAAGGAATATATTGTTCATGAAAAACTGATTGGTTAGAAACGACAGAATTCACAGGAAGAAGAAGCACAGTGTTGAAGAATTATTAAGagcaaaaaagattttttttctctttgactacTGAGTCCAAATctacttaaattttgttttcctggAAAGAGGCACAACATAAGAAATAGCTCtctactgatattttaaaagtagtgACTTGGTGGTGTACTATTGGAACTAACAGACTGCAAAGAATAAACCTTctgaaatatacattttcttaCTTCCGTCTCCTTCCTATTCAGCTCTGACAACGTTAATTTTCAAGAATCAAGATCGACAGATCTGGTTGTTCATTGCCTTTTTTCCACTGTCTGGGGGATAGTTGTCTAAA includes the following:
- the TFEC gene encoding transcription factor EC isoform X1, which translates into the protein MTLDHQVVHQTLKRSHPPTPSSALLVQHGHPSPESDTGLTGNPLTKLLTLGKEDDNVEWHLSGSILDVYSGEQGISPINMGLTSASCPSSLPMKREITETDTRALAKERQKKDNHNLIERRRRYNINYRIKELGTLIPKSNDPDTRWNKGTILKASVEYIKWLQKEQQRARELEHRQKKLEQANRRLLLRIQELEIQARAHGLPTLASLGTVDLGAHITKQQAHLEQNSVDYCQQLVLSQGTSPELCDQAMAFSDPLSHFTDLSFSAALKEEQRLDDMLLDDTISPFGTDPLLSATSPAVSKESSRRSSFSSDDGDEL
- the TFEC gene encoding transcription factor EC isoform X2 → MMKEKEKTIAIVKVIDTSKLKLLSGSILDVYSGEQGISPINMGLTSASCPSSLPMKREITETDTRALAKERQKKDNHNLIERRRRYNINYRIKELGTLIPKSNDPDTRWNKGTILKASVEYIKWLQKEQQRARELEHRQKKLEQANRRLLLRIQELEIQARAHGLPTLASLGTVDLGAHITKQQAHLEQNSVDYCQQLVLSQGTSPELCDQAMAFSDPLSHFTDLSFSAALKEEQRLDDMLLDDTISPFGTDPLLSATSPAVSKESSRRSSFSSDDGDEL
- the TFEC gene encoding transcription factor EC isoform X3: MTLDHQVVHQTLKRSHPPTPSSALLVQHGHPSPESDTGLTGNPLTKLLTLGKEDDNVEWHMEDVIEDIIGMESSFKEEGTDSPLLMQRTLSGSILDVYSGEQGISPINMGLTSASCPSSLPMKREITETDTRALAKERQKKDNHNLIERRRRYNINYRIKELGTLIPKSNDPDTRWNKGTILKASVEYIKWLQKEQQRARELEHRQKKLEQANRRLLLRIQELEIQARAHGLPTLASLGTVDLGAHITKQQAHLEQNSVDYCQQLVLSQGTSPELCDQAMAFSDPLSHFTDLSFSAALKEEQRLDDMLLDDTISPFGTDPLLSATSPAVSKESSRRSSFSSDDGDEL